Proteins from one Mycoplasma sp. Pen4 genomic window:
- a CDS encoding AAA domain-containing protein, whose product MFEKILNKLLDTSLKNNLINLKSEKYLNIYDIVTKDESFSYDLKEYKAKNKIDHNTIFTSKIPQKDFAKLIDKFSKSNRLSLEDTGVNILNISFGILEWKDRENNEINSPIFLLPVHFEDDRYDHTLLHVDFNNIEINQSLFYKLKNEWNIDATSYATELLNDVKNLDNLKIALDVLLKHLTKINKTKLELNIKNNWYLGIFTFSRISMYNDLIKNKNKLTKSPFYSQIIGKQINNFDFDLPTNDEINNIDYFNYFHCLESDSTQEKAIQAAIKGNSFVLQGPPGTGKSQTISNIISELISSGKKVLFVAEKNAAVDVVYNTLKSKELDKFLLRLHSTEINYSNFSSNILHDYEIAKNLRFINEVEKTQISQSIKNYTDKIEKYKNILVNNNDQSITLFDLVNMYLEITDFNQGFNNFHFKRVYNNTEFIEITDLIKKYQNLKNYPNKIQENNWHKYNYSSDKQFSDVFTSISQLKTAIAQMNYLLGNNDLILDKNNDLFSEITKVENVLILLNETEWLKKNEFSFINELSYLKQVEKNYNKIKSIYKNNDVTYHQNQSNIKTLSNFIKNAPGKFKRLFNKKFKHQLKSLKGFEISQYFKLDSYKKVKKTLKKLKKVNSYFENCQPILDKLTFSFDLDKITIISNLVSNLKHLSEKFNNSEFIYAINYTKDTAPISNNSLHESINLLNLINENLEFLKNNFNYDFAHKNYYEVLAFIDDLIANEKNGFVLLNKTITYNKLSEYQLTEFINALETKGYKDKFVNTFKSSYLNWQITNILKENNLNQDLSSLNEIHKHFQTDLRKLITLSITNALDACAQSLPNFKGDENGILVLRAEAAKSRKHKSIKQIISEAGNVILGIKKCWMMSPLSVSTYLSDLEQDFDVLIIDEASQIKTENALTSILRAKQYIICGDSEQLPPTNFFEEQIFDDENEEEATIYDIDAYDSVLNSAASFMKNINLEWHYRSKYESLIQPSNINVYNNNLISFPESRLNDDYSGLHLVYSKGYYEDGKNDIDVDTVLKKLKQIQKKFGTSKTVGVITMNIKMANYLDTKLRQFVANQNSMKEFVSHDSPTKFFIKNIENVQGDERDIIILVVGFGPNPTTKKVSMNFGAINQKNGYKRINVAMSRAKETLFVVSSLKHNDINIKSNSSKGLYFMQNLLYLAENNKSDKQKLHDVNLFTSNIQKEVYNYLISKNYSPIANVGNSNLKINLALISENLNQDSIGIEIDGNTFIESPILRDSDYSKNEVLKNRGWKIFRIWTTEWIKNKQIVLDNLMNFLKNNNIESNMLNNTVVIEKDLSNNNETNFEDEFDFLVDISRIKSHRAYNEKFEILADELNVIDKKEFQKLVEFILNKPFPSAHENIEKTNRFELENNFYIKKDQENSKITFKKSPLGFKRDYNNLHIKEWIDLCSKSQRLNLFNNDEELAREALKMLGYKQIMSTSIKNVIEIIKSIKNA is encoded by the coding sequence CTATTTTATAAATTAAAAAATGAATGAAATATTGATGCAACTTCATATGCAACTGAATTATTAAATGATGTAAAAAACTTAGATAATCTAAAAATAGCACTTGATGTTTTACTTAAACATTTAACAAAAATTAATAAAACCAAACTTGAGTTAAATATCAAAAACAACTGATATTTAGGAATATTCACTTTTTCAAGAATCTCAATGTACAATGATTTAATTAAAAATAAAAACAAGTTAACTAAATCGCCATTTTACTCACAAATTATTGGTAAACAAATCAATAACTTTGACTTTGATTTACCTACAAATGATGAAATTAATAACATTGATTATTTTAATTATTTCCATTGTTTAGAATCAGATAGTACACAAGAAAAAGCGATTCAAGCAGCAATTAAAGGTAATAGTTTTGTATTGCAAGGTCCTCCTGGAACCGGTAAATCTCAAACCATTTCAAACATTATTTCTGAGCTTATATCTAGTGGTAAAAAGGTTTTATTTGTTGCAGAAAAAAATGCAGCTGTTGATGTAGTTTACAACACTTTAAAATCAAAAGAACTAGATAAATTTCTTTTAAGATTACATTCTACCGAAATTAATTATTCAAACTTTTCTTCAAATATCTTACATGACTATGAGATAGCGAAAAACCTTCGTTTTATCAATGAAGTTGAAAAAACTCAAATTAGTCAAAGTATTAAAAATTACACAGACAAAATTGAAAAATACAAAAACATATTAGTTAATAATAATGACCAAAGCATTACTTTATTTGATCTTGTAAATATGTATCTTGAAATCACAGATTTTAATCAAGGTTTTAATAACTTCCACTTTAAGCGTGTTTATAACAATACAGAATTCATTGAAATCACTGACTTAATCAAGAAATATCAAAACCTTAAAAATTATCCAAATAAAATTCAAGAGAATAATTGACACAAGTATAATTACTCTTCTGATAAACAATTCTCTGATGTTTTTACATCTATATCACAGTTAAAAACAGCAATTGCACAAATGAATTATTTATTAGGTAATAATGATTTAATACTCGATAAAAACAACGACTTATTCAGTGAAATTACAAAAGTCGAAAATGTATTAATTTTACTTAATGAGACTGAATGATTAAAGAAAAACGAATTTAGTTTTATAAATGAACTCTCATACTTAAAACAAGTTGAAAAAAATTACAACAAGATTAAATCAATCTACAAAAATAATGATGTTACATATCATCAAAATCAAAGCAATATTAAGACTTTAAGTAACTTTATTAAAAATGCACCAGGTAAATTCAAAAGATTGTTCAATAAGAAATTTAAGCATCAACTTAAGTCACTTAAAGGTTTTGAAATTAGTCAGTACTTCAAATTGGATAGTTACAAAAAAGTTAAAAAGACACTTAAAAAACTTAAAAAAGTAAATTCATATTTCGAAAATTGTCAACCTATTTTAGACAAATTGACATTTAGTTTTGATCTAGATAAAATTACAATAATTTCAAACTTAGTTTCAAACCTTAAACATTTAAGTGAAAAATTTAATAATAGTGAATTTATTTATGCAATTAACTATACAAAAGATACAGCTCCAATTTCAAATAATTCACTTCATGAATCGATAAATTTATTAAATTTAATTAATGAAAATTTAGAGTTCTTAAAAAATAATTTCAACTATGATTTTGCTCACAAAAATTATTATGAAGTTTTAGCATTCATTGATGATTTAATTGCAAATGAGAAAAATGGCTTTGTCTTATTAAACAAAACAATTACGTACAATAAATTAAGTGAATATCAATTAACCGAATTCATCAATGCCTTAGAGACAAAAGGTTATAAAGATAAGTTTGTCAATACGTTTAAATCAAGTTATTTAAATTGACAAATTACTAACATTCTAAAAGAAAACAACTTGAATCAAGACTTATCAAGTCTTAATGAAATTCATAAACATTTTCAAACTGATCTAAGAAAATTAATTACGCTCTCAATTACTAATGCACTTGATGCATGTGCTCAATCATTGCCTAATTTTAAAGGTGATGAAAATGGTATTTTAGTTCTTCGTGCTGAAGCAGCTAAATCAAGAAAACACAAGTCAATTAAACAAATTATTTCTGAAGCAGGTAATGTTATTTTAGGTATTAAAAAATGTTGAATGATGTCACCGCTATCAGTTTCAACCTACTTAAGCGACTTAGAACAAGATTTTGATGTTTTAATAATTGATGAAGCTTCACAAATAAAAACAGAAAATGCTTTAACTTCAATTCTTAGAGCAAAACAATACATCATCTGTGGGGACTCAGAACAATTGCCACCTACAAACTTCTTTGAAGAACAAATTTTTGATGATGAAAACGAAGAAGAAGCAACAATTTATGACATCGATGCCTATGATTCAGTTTTAAATTCTGCTGCATCATTTATGAAAAATATAAATTTAGAATGACACTATCGTTCTAAATACGAGTCTTTAATCCAACCATCTAATATCAATGTTTATAACAATAACTTAATTTCATTCCCAGAATCTAGACTTAATGATGATTATTCTGGATTACATTTAGTTTACTCAAAAGGATATTATGAAGATGGCAAAAATGACATTGATGTTGATACTGTACTTAAAAAGTTAAAACAAATTCAAAAGAAATTTGGAACATCAAAAACAGTTGGTGTTATTACAATGAACATCAAAATGGCAAACTACTTAGATACAAAACTTAGACAATTTGTTGCAAATCAAAACTCTATGAAAGAATTTGTCTCACATGATTCACCAACAAAATTCTTTATCAAAAACATTGAAAACGTTCAAGGTGATGAGAGAGATATCATTATTCTTGTAGTGGGATTTGGTCCAAATCCAACAACTAAAAAAGTTTCAATGAACTTTGGAGCAATTAACCAAAAAAATGGTTATAAACGTATTAATGTCGCAATGTCTCGTGCCAAGGAAACTCTTTTTGTAGTTTCATCACTAAAACATAATGATATTAATATCAAATCAAATTCTTCAAAAGGTTTATATTTCATGCAAAATCTTCTTTACTTAGCTGAAAATAATAAATCGGATAAACAAAAATTACATGATGTAAATTTATTTACATCTAACATTCAAAAAGAAGTTTATAACTACCTTATAAGCAAAAACTACAGTCCAATTGCTAATGTAGGTAATTCTAACCTAAAAATTAACCTTGCTTTAATTAGTGAAAATTTAAACCAAGATTCAATCGGTATTGAAATAGATGGAAACACATTTATTGAATCACCAATTCTTAGAGATAGTGACTACTCAAAAAATGAAGTACTTAAAAATAGAGGTTGAAAAATATTCAGAATTTGAACAACTGAATGAATTAAAAACAAACAAATAGTTCTTGATAATTTAATGAATTTTTTAAAAAACAATAACATTGAATCAAACATGTTAAATAATACAGTGGTTATTGAAAAAGATTTATCAAATAATAATGAAACAAATTTTGAAGACGAATTTGACTTTCTTGTAGATATTTCAAGAATTAAAAGTCATAGAGCATATAATGAAAAATTCGAAATTTTAGCAGATGAATTGAACGTAATTGATAAGAAAGAATTCCAAAAATTAGTTGAATTCATCTTAAATAAACCATTTCCATCTGCTCATGAAAATATTGAAAAAACAAATAGATTTGAACTTGAAAATAATTTCTACATTAAAAAAGATCAAGAAAATTCAAAAATCACATTTAAAAAATCGCCATTAGGATTTAAACGTGATTACAACAATTTACACATAAAAGAATGAATTGATTTATGTTCTAAATCACAAAGACTAAATCTTTTTAACAATGATGAAGAATTAGCACGTGAAGCACTAAAAATGCTTGGATATAAGCAAATAATGTCAACAAGTATTAAAAATGTTATAGAAATAATTAAATCAATTAAGAATGCATAA